Genomic window (Streptomyces sp. NBC_00078):
GTGGTGTGGATGTCGATCCCTTGGGGCTTTTGGATCTCTTGACGCTCTTCCGGCTCGGACATCGGGATCGCGGCTCCCTGCCTGCTCAAAAGGGGGGACGGTTACTCATCCGTAGAGTAGTGGGGGGCTTACGAATCAGCAGTGCGGCGTTTCACACACCTAGGGTGGCTTGCATGACGCCGCGAGATGCTTCAGACGACAGTCGCTGGTCCGATCTGGACCGGCCTCCTCTCAACGTCACCGCGCTGCGCCGGGGACTCGTGCAGGAGGGCGGCCTGTGGCGCGAGGTGGAACTGGTGCAGAGCACCGGGTCCACCAACTCCGACCTGGCCGCCCTGGCGGGCGCGGGCAAGGCTGCCGAGGGCACGGTCCTGGTCGCCGAGGAGCAGACCGCCGGGCGGGGCCGCCTGGACCGCCAGTGGACGGCCCCGGCCCGCTCGGGCCTGTTCTTCTCCGTCCTGCTGAAACCGGCGGAGGTGCCGGTCGCCCGCTGGGGCTGGCTGCCGCTGCTCACCGGGGTCGCCGTGGCGACGGGGCTGTCCCGGTCGGCCGGCGTGGACACGGCACTCAAGTGGCCCAACGACCTGCTCGTTTCCATCGGCGGCGAGGAGCGCAAGGCCGGCGGGATCCTCGCCGAGCGGGCCGGCGACGACGCGGTGGTCGTCGGGGTCGGCGTCAATGTCACGCTGCGCGAGAACGAACTGCCGGTCCCGCAGGCGGGTTCGCTGGCGCTGGCCGGAGCGGTGAGCACGGACCGGGACCCCCTGCTGCGGGCGATGCTGCGCTCCCTGGAGGAGTGGTACGGGCGCTGGCGGGACGCCGGTGGCGATCCGGCGGCCAGCGGCTTGCAGGAGACGTATGCGGCGGGTTGCGCGACGCTGGGGAGGGTGGTGCGGGCGGAGCTGCCGGGAGACCGGGCGGTCACCGGGGAGGCGGTGGCGGTCGACGGCGACGGAAGGCTGGTGATCGCAACGCAGGACGGCGTGCAGGAGCCGGTGGGCGCTGGAGACATCGTCCACTTGCGGCCGGCGTGAGGACATCCACCCGGTCCGGCGTTCGAGGATGAGGCCTTTCGGGCCGAAGCGGGGATCCGGGGAAGCAGGCTCCCAGCGACGCCCGCACCGGTGCCGGGTGCTTCACCCACGTCGGGAGTGAGGTAGGGCACACCTGCCGTACAGTTGAGGCCGGTCGATACCTGGCCGTGGCAGATCGGAAGGGCAGCAGGCGTGACCGTCGACGACACGGGCTCCGGCGCGGACGCGGACGGCCGGGTGGACCCCCATGCCGCCGAATCCGGCGAGGACCCGCTCGCCCTGCGCCTGGAACATCTGATCCTTGGCGCCGAGCGGCGCTACACCCCCTTCCAGGCGGCCCGCAGC
Coding sequences:
- a CDS encoding biotin--[acetyl-CoA-carboxylase] ligase, translating into MTPRDASDDSRWSDLDRPPLNVTALRRGLVQEGGLWREVELVQSTGSTNSDLAALAGAGKAAEGTVLVAEEQTAGRGRLDRQWTAPARSGLFFSVLLKPAEVPVARWGWLPLLTGVAVATGLSRSAGVDTALKWPNDLLVSIGGEERKAGGILAERAGDDAVVVGVGVNVTLRENELPVPQAGSLALAGAVSTDRDPLLRAMLRSLEEWYGRWRDAGGDPAASGLQETYAAGCATLGRVVRAELPGDRAVTGEAVAVDGDGRLVIATQDGVQEPVGAGDIVHLRPA